In Rutidosis leptorrhynchoides isolate AG116_Rl617_1_P2 chromosome 2, CSIRO_AGI_Rlap_v1, whole genome shotgun sequence, one genomic interval encodes:
- the LOC139891939 gene encoding amino acid transporter AVT1I-like: MEVKKHEDYSVTLPLLFDNEKKEEDEEYISSTGNASFISTCFNGVNALSGVGILSVPYALASGGWLSLILLFIIASSTFYTGLLIKRCMDVDPTIRTYLDIGERAFGKTGRMLVSMAMNVELYLVAAGFMILEGDNLSELFPEMDFEIYGTHIGAKSGFVILFAIIILPTSWLNSMSVLSYISASGVIASVIILCSVFWAGEFDDIGFQEKGKIVNWNGIPSAISLYAFCYCAHPVFPNIYTSMRNQRHFSKVLFVCFSFCTFTYTTMAVIGYLMFGTKVQSQITLDLPTNNLSSKVAIWTTLVTPIAKYALMITPIVNTIEAWILSSYNKRSYNFLIRTILMISTVIVALSLPFFGYLMSFVGALLSVTTAITIPCLCYLKISGIYRRIGVEMMIVWIVVLIGIVVAAVGSYISLLDMINNV, from the exons ATGGAGGTGAAAAAGCATGAAGATTACTCTGTTACATTACCACTATTATTTGATAATGAAAAAAAGGAAGAAGATGAGGAATACATAAGTAGTACAGGAAATGCTTCTTTTATCAGTACTTGTTTTAATGGTGTCAATGCTCTCTCAG GAGTTGGAATACTTTCAGTTCCATATGCATTAGCATCAGGAGGGTGGTTGAGCTTGATACTACTTTTCATAATTGCCAGCTCAACCTTCTACACAGGATTATTAATCAAAAGATGTATGGATGTTGATCCAACAATAAGAACTTATCTCGACATTGGTGAACGAGCATTTGGAAAAACAGGGAGGATGTTAGTATCAATGGCTATGAATGTAGAGCTTTACTTAGTTGCAGCTGGTTTCATGATCTTAGAAGGTGATAATTTGAGTGAATTATTCCCAGAGATGGATTTTGAAATTTATGGGACTCATATTGGTGCAAAAAGTGGATTTGTGATTCTTTTTGCTATTATTATACTTCCTACAAGTTGGTTAAACAGCATGAGTGTTCTTTCTTATATATCAGCAAGTGGAGTTATAGCCTCTGTGATCATTTTATGCTCGGTCTTTTGGGCCGGCGAGTTTGATGATATAGGTTTTCAAGAAAAGGGTAAAATTGTAAACTGGAATGGAATACCGTCAGCTATTAGCTTATACGCATTTTGCTACTGTGCTCATCCGGTTTTCCCTAACATCTATACATCCATGAGAAACCAACGTCATTTCTCAAAG GTCTTGTTCGTTTGTTTTAGCTTTTGTACATTTACTTACACAACAATGGCAGTTATCGGATACCTCATGTTTGGCACAAAGGTACAGTCACAGATAACATTAGACCTTCCAACCAACAATCTCAGCTCAAAAGTGGCCATATGGACGACTCTCGTTACTCCAATAGCGAAATACGCCCTAATGATAACACCAATCGTCAATACTATAGAAGCATGGATTTTGTCTTCATATAACAAGAGATCGTATAATTTCCTGATTAGAACGATCTTGATGATAAGCACCGTCATTGTAGCATTGTCTCTACCCTTTTTTGGATATCTCATGTCGTTTGTGGGAGCGCTCTTAAGTGTCACAACTGCGATAACTATACCTTGTTTGTGTTACTTGAAGATTTCAGGCATTTATAGGAGAATTGGCGTCGAGATGATGATTGTTTGGATCGTTGTGTTAATTGGCATAGTTGTCGCAGCTGTGGGAAGTTACATATCGCTACTAGATATGATAAATAACGTGTGA